The DNA region AACGGCGTTATTCGACGATCTCCTGAACTCTGCCGACCTCGCCGCTCTCCAGGCGGACTTTGATGCCGTGCGGATGATGCGGCGATTTGGTGAGGATGTCTTTGACGACGCCGCGCGTCCGCTTGCCGGTGCGCTGATCGGCTTTCAAGACGACCTCGACTGTAAGCCCTGGCCGTATCTCTTTCCGGTTCTGACCGCTCATACGAAAATCACCCCTTGTTGCCGGCCTCGGCGTTACTGATCCAGCACCTTCATCTTGCCCTCGAACTTGTGATAGTTGCGGAACTCGATGACGTTGCGCGTATAAACGTGAATGCTGTCGCGCCCCATCAACAGCTCGGCGCGGGTGGGCAGCATGTAACGCTGCTCGCCGATAGTCACCCAGTCATACTCGACGGCGTTCTCTGACATATTGATCGGGAAGCGCGGCGGCATTCCTTCGTAAGCCACTTCGACGCGCAGCACCTGTTTGCTCTCCGTATCGATCCACAGGCTGCCGCTATAACCGGCGATGGTTTTCTGGCCGGACTCCTTGTCTTGAATGATCGCGTTCGAGTCGGCCTTCTTGACCGTAAAGTCGTACAAGACCGTAGGCCGCCCGCGGTACGTCTCATGACGCACTTCTTTGAACTGCGCCTTCGACTGCGGCACGAAAACCGCCATCAGCATCGAGCCGAATTCGCCCGTCGAAGTCGAGCCGCCCAGCTCTTCATAAGTTTGCGTCGTCGGCTTGCCGCTGACGCGCAGCAGCTTGAACTGTTCGCCGCGGTCGGCTTGATAAGTGATCTCGACCTCTATCGTGTCATCCAGTTTCCAGTCTTTGTATTCCGGCGTGCGCAGGTAGCGGCTGACGGTTTGATTGACGATGAAGTTGGGCAACTCCCTGGCGCTTTCCAGCACATAATGGCGCGTCTGTTCGAGCAAAGGCAGGCGCGCGAAATCATCGGCTTGCACTCGTTCAGCGCCGGCCTCGTCGCTCACCCCGGTCGGGTAGGATTCGGGGTGGCCGCCATTCTTGCCGAGCCGCCGGACGGATTCAAGCAGAAAGGTGCGCGCCCCGGCTTGCTTCAGCTCATTGATGGTTGGCTCGTCTACGGCAAAGGCGATGCCGCGCTGCTCCAGTTGCTCGATGATCTCGCCCTGCGACATGTGGCGCTGCCCGCTCTGGCGCAGCAGCGTCAGCAACTCCGCTTTGCTGAAAGGCGTGACTTTGTCCTGCGCCGCGGCAATCGAACGGCTCGGGCTTAACGAGCTGAAGAAGAGTGAAATCAGAACCAGCGAGACAATGAATCGGTGTTTTGACATTGGCGGTTATTGAGTACTCCTTGTTGGAAGCTCTGCGCTGTCATCCCCTTACAATTCTACCGCAGCCGCGCCGATTTGATAATCCATTGCCGTCGTTGCGCGCCAGGGGCAAAGGCGGTACTTTGTACGACGTGACCGCTTGCAGCTTCAAAAAATAAGGTGGAAGGTTGATGAGAAGAGTCCTTACGTTGACCGTGCTGGCCGCACTGTCATTGGGGAGCGTGTTGGTTATGAGTGTTGCAGCCGACAAAAAAGAGAGGGTTCGCCACATCGTCGTCTTCAAGTTTAAGCCCGGCAGCAGCGAGGCGCAGATCAAGCAGGTGACCGAGGCTTTCCGGCAATTGAAAGACAAGATTCCCGGCATCCTCGCTTTCGAGCATGGCGTCAACAACAGCCCGGAGAAAAAGAATCTCGGCTTCACGCATGTCTACCTGCTGACTTTCAAAGACGCCGCGGCGCGCGACGCCTACTTGCCGCACCCCGAGCATAAGAAGTTCGGCGAGTTGCTGGGGCGGCTCGGCGTTTTTGAAGACGTTTTCGTCGTTGATTTCGCGCCCGAGAATTGAGGCCGCCGCCGCAGCCCTGGCGTTTTGGCGAAACTTTCTTCGCCGAAAGATGGTTTATACTAGGCATGCAGGGTGATAAGATCCCACACACTGGAGGCGGAAATGTACTGTCCGAAATGTGGCGCTGAAGCGGTCGAAGGCCAGCGGTTCTGCAAAGCCTGTGGCACCAACCTGCAATTAATCATCAACGTCATCCAAGGCGGCGGCAAAGGGCCAGGCCCCTGGCAATTTGACCCCGAAGAAATGAAGCGCAACGTCACGGATTTCGTTGAAAGCTGGAAGAAAGGCTTTCAGCCCGTACACCCCGGCAAGCCCTGGGAAAAGATCGAGCAGAGCCGCGCGCGCCGGCATTCGACGCGCGAGCTGCGCCGCCAAGCGCGCGAAGAAGTGCGCCGCCGCAACCTGCCGCAGCCCGGCCAGTGGTTGAAGTATTCGCGGCAGCACAACCTCAAGGAAGGGCTGATCAGTTTGTTCAGCGGCGGCGCTTTGTCGTTCGCCTTTTTCAAGATCGGCCAGGAAGTTCTCAACTCCGGCGTCATTCATGAAATCCCGCGCATTACCGACGCGCAGATTCATGGCCTCGAAACCCTGGCGCGAATCTTCTGGCTGTTCATGCTGATTCCCCTGTTGAAGGGGTTTGGGCAAGTGATCTATGGCACCTTCTTCGCCGAATCGATGCGAACGCTCAGCGAACGCTTCACCATCCCTGCCGACGAGCTGAGGGATGAGGATCGCCTCACCGCGCCCGCTGTCGAGCGCCACACCGCGCCGCAAGCACCGCCGAACACCGCGCCGCCCGGCTTCGAGCAGGCCGCCGAGCCGCCGCCGAGCGTCACCGAAAACACGACGCAGTTTTTTGAAGAGGCCGGCGTGCCGCGCCGCCGCGAAAGCCAGTAAAGTGACAAGTGACGAGTGACAAGTGACAAGACATTGTCGCTTAGACTCCGGGCATGCCTCAGCATGCGCTGTCCTCCTTGTCACTCGTCACTTGTCACTTGTCACTGATTATTCGGCCATTCGCGCTTCGATCAGGTTCTTCAACAGCAAGTCTTCAAACGACGCGTCGGCGCTGACCAGCGTGTAGCCGATGCCCTGCGAGCGGCAGAACGATTCCAGACCATGCGTATATTCGCCGAGCGCCGCCTTGTACGCGCCGACCAGCCGCTCGTTGACGGTGATCTCGCGCGTCTCGCCGGTCTCGCTGTCAACGAACAGCAGGTCGCCGGCGACGGCCGGCGATAGCTCGTCAGCGGCGAGCACTTGAATCAAGTTCAGATCGAAGCCGCGCCGCGCCAGCAGCTTCATCTCTGTGCGGAAGCCGCCGGCGTCGAGAAAATCAGAGATCACAAAGACGATGCCCGCCCGCCCGTTGATGCGTTGGAAGCCGCGCAGCACGGCGCTCAAATCCGTCCGCCCGCCCGCGCCGGCAATGTCTGTCGCCGGTCCGCCTTGTGCCGCATTCGTCTGCCCGTCGCTTGCCGGCATATTGTTTTCATCACCGCTTGCCAGGCCATCGAGAAAACGCAGCACGTTGAGCAAGTGACCGCGCCCGCGCAAGGCTCGCATCCGTTCTCGCAGCATGGAATCGAACGCCGCCACCGCGACACGATCAAGGCTGCTGATACCGAGAAAGGTCAAGGCCGCGGCGGCGCGCCGCGCAAAGTCGAGCTTCGAGCGCGGCTCGCCGAAGCGCATGGACTGGCTACGGTCAATGAGGATGTCTATGCGCACGTCCTCTTCTTCGATGAACTGCCGCAGCATCAGCCGCTCCAGTCGCGCATAGATGTTCCAGTCAACATGGCGGAAGTCGTCGCCGGCTTCGTACTTGCGAAAGTCCGCGAATTCGACCGACGCGCCGCGCCGGGTCGAACGCCGCTCGCCGCGCATAGTGCCAGGGAAGGCGCGGCGAGCCTGGATGCGCAAGCGTTCCAGCTTTCTCAGAAAGGCGGGGTCGAGCAGGCTGTCTTTTTCCTGGTTCATCGGCTGTACTACGCGGCGGCTTTATTTGCTCTCTTTGTTGATCTGCGCCAGGGCGCTCTTCCTGATCTTAGCGACAACGTTGATGTGTGGGTCAACCAGCTCGGCTACGTCGTAGCGGATCGAAGTTCCCAGGACAACCGCCACTTCGGCGGAGTTCAACTTGTAATCACGTTCGATCCATTGCGCCAGGCCGGTCGTGGCGTGCTGTAGCGCTTCTTGCAATGAACCACCGATGCCGAAAGCCATCAAGTACTCGTCATTTTCGGCGCGCGGCCCGCCCGCAGATTTGCCCTGGATCACGTCCACCGCGAATTCAATCTCCATCGAGGTTTCAAGCGCGTTGCCGGTCAACTCGCCGTCGCCCTGCGCGGCGTGAGCATCGCCCATAAACAGCAGCGCGCCAGTCTGAAAGACCGTCAGGTAGAGCGTCGTGCCTTCGCGGACTTCGTTGTAATCCAGATTACCACCGTAAGGCCCCAGGTCGCCGGTCGCAAAAGCCTGATTGCGCGGCGGCGCGACGCCGACGCAGCCGAGCATGGGCCGCAGCGGGATCGAGAAATTCTTCAGCTTCTCGGACGGGTTGGCCAGCGTCGCCACGCCGCGCTCGCGATCCAGCTTCCACTTGCTGTCGAAGTTGGGCACCTCTTTAATGTCTGCGAGGTAGTACGGATCAAGCGCACTGCCGACGATAGACGAGCTGCTGATTGCATAATCCCTGTTCAAACGAACCCGCTTGAGATGCACGACGAGCGTGTCGCCCGGCAATGCGCCTTCGACATAAAAAGGCCCGGTCTGTGGGTTGCCTCCCAGCGAGCGGCGGACGGATTGATGATCGGTGCCTCCGGCATCAACGCTCCAGGTGTGAACGGTGTCGCCGGGAAAGATTTTTAAGACCGGCTCGATGTTGCCGGAGAAGAGGCGGTGGAACTGCTTCGGCTCGAAGGTGTGAGAGCGCGGCGCATCGGCTGGACGAGCAGCCGGACGCTGCGCCGTCCATGTGCCCGGCTGGCCGTTGAAGACGACCGTGCCGCTCATCTTGCCGTTTTCGAGCGTCCCCTTCAGCGTAGCGCGTGGCGTCCCCGATGGCGTCCACAATCCAAACTCCAGTTTAGATTCGTTCAGCTTCCCAACAATCGATAAGTCGTTAAGCCCTGTGCCGGTCAGCTTTTCGCCATCCACCTTAAAGGTGAAGCGACCAACTCGCGGCTCGCCCATCACGATTGCTGTCACCACCCAGAGGCCAGAGATGTCAGCCGATTGCGCCGGCTGGACTGCTTGAGCATGGGCTTTTGAAACAATCGCCGGGCACAGCGTAAGGATCAGCAGGAAGGCTGCAAATCGGTTTTGCATGTTGTCTCCTTACTTTCGGTCTGGGCACTGAGGGATTGCGTTCAGGCGCGCGACGGCTCGGCCTCGCGCGGCCGCGTCGCCGTGCGTGTGGCGGCAACCTCGTTCAGCACCTCGTCAAGTATCGCGTCGGTGCTGATGCCATCGGCTTCGCCTTCAAAGTTGCGAATGATGCGGTGCCTGAGCGACGGGCGGGCGACGGCGATCACGTCGCCGGTCGAAACGTTATAACGGCCCGCCAGCAAGGCGCGCGCTTTTGCCGTCAAGACCATCGCCTGCGCGCCGCGCGGGCTGGCGCCATAACGAACGTAGCGGCGTACGATGTCGGTCGCGCTGTCGCTGGTCGGATGCGTCGCCAGCAGAATGTCCGCCGCCATCTCTTCGACGTGCGGCGCGATGATGACTTCGCGCACCAGCCGCCGCATCTCGATCAGCTCTTCGGGGGTGATGACTTCCTGGGCGTGCGGCACGTCTTCAACCGTCGTGCGGCGCAGCACTTCAATCAAATCCCCGCGTGACGGGTAGTCCATGAGCAGCTTGTAAACGAAGCGATCCAGTTGCGCTTCGGGCAGCGGGTAGGTGCCTTCCATCTCAAGCGGGTTCTGCGTCGCCAGCACGAAGAAGATCGATTCCAACGGGTAGGTCTGACCGCCAACCGTCACCTGCCGTTCCTGCATGGCTTCAAGCAGCGCGGATTGCGTCTTCGGTGTGGCGCGGTTGATCTCGTCTGCGAGCAGCAGGTTGGTGAAGACCGGGCCGGGCTGAAACTGAAACATCTTCTCGCCGGCTTCGCCTTCGATGACCAGATTGGTGCCGACGATGTCGGCGGGCATCAGGTCGGGCGTGAACTGCACGCGCGCAAAGTGCAGCCCCATCGTTTCGGCAATCGTGCGCACGAGCAGAGTCTTGCCCAGCCCCGGCACGCCTTCCAGCAAGACGTGGCCGCCGGCCATCAGCGCCAGCAGCGCGCCTTCGACGATCTCTTGCTGGCCGACGATGACGCGGGCGATCTCTGCCTTCAGCGCGTTGAACTTGCCGACGTAGCCTTCGACCTTCTTCTTAATGTCACCGAGCGTCTGTGATGAATCCATAATCTCTAGGAAGTCAGGAGTCAGGAGTCAGGAGTCAGGATGGAAACGGAAGGGGAGTCTAAAAGATTGAATAGAGGCGGCGGACAAGCGTACTCGCTGCCGCCGACTTCCTCTTCCATTCTGGCTCCTGACTCCTGACTTCTTCTCACCAGGGCATTTTCAGGCGCACGATGTCCTTCATCTGCACGAGGTGGTTCATGTCGTTGCCTTTGATCTGCCGCACCGCCAGTTGTTCGATGCTGAGGGGGCCGTCTACTTCGTGGACGCCGCTGCGCGACCATGCGTCGGGCGGCACGCTGTCGAGCAGGTTGACGGTCTCTGTGCGCCGTTGGCGGAATTCATCGAGCGCCTGCCGCGCGTCCTGATTGATGTAATCGCGCTCGTAGGCCAGTCGGTCCTGATCGATGTTCGGCATCCACGGCTGCTCTTCGCCGACGATGCGCTGATAGCGCGCCAGGTAAGCCTCGCGCTCCATATCGCGCAGGTGGCACATGATCTCCTTGATTGACCACTTGTTCGGGATCGGTCGCCAGCGCAGCGTCTCTTCATCCAGGTCTTTCAGCAGGTCTTCAAGCTCGTTGGGCAGCGACCGCAGATTCCACAGCAGCCGGTCTTTCTCGCGTTGATCCATGTACCCCTCCGATTCTCTTGTGATGAATCTTTTATTGCTTCTTTGCGGCGTCGGGATTGATGGCGTCGAAGTAGCTCTTCACCACCGAGCGCAGGCGTGGCGGCACCTGGCTGCGCTCGACCGCGCGCTCGGCCTCGCGGCGATACTGCGGATAAGCCGAGGTGTAAGGGGCGCGTGACGCGCCAGGACCGGCTGGCGATTTCAAGTAGAGAAATTCGCCGCCCGTGCCGCGTTGCGGGTTGCCGCTCAAACGCGCATCGCGGCCCTGGCCGGTCGGCTGGCGCGGCCCGTCGGCCTTTGCCGTCAGCCCGCCGGCAGCGCGCATAATGTCGCGCCCGGCCTGCTCGTCTTTCGCATCCATCACGCCGCGCCCGCCGCGGTTGTTGCCTTGCGATTGTTCGGGCTTGCCGTCATTCGGCTGGCGATTACCACTGCCATTGCGGTCGCGGCGGTCGAACTGCTCGCCCCACTTTGCGAAGCTTTGCGCCATGCCCGCGACCGTTGATTTCGCCTGCTGATTCTCCATCATCAATCGCGCGGAGGCTTGCAGCTCGCGCTTCAACTCTTCCTGGTTGCCGAGGGCGCGGGCGAACTGCTCGATCTGTTCGGGGGTGATCTGCTTGGCGAGCTGTTCGGCCAACTGCTGCATCTCTTTCGACTGGGCGATCTTTGACAGGTCGCGCGCCAGAAACTCGGCAGACTGTTGCAGGCGCTTGATGTCATCGGGCGACAGCTTGCCGTCGCGCAGCTCGGCGGCCTTCTTCAACAACTCCTGCGAAAGCTGCGGCAGCATCTTGCCGGCTTGCTCGGCGGCGAGGTTGGCCAGCGGGTTGTTGCTCTCTTGATTGGCTTCCGGCTTTGCTTCCGGCTTCGGCTGCTCGCCTTGCGGGCTCGGCTGGCCGTTTGGCTGGCCGTCGGCTTTGGCCGTCGCCTCTGGCGCGGACGGCGGATTGCCGCTTTGCGGATTGCCGCCCTGCGGCGGATTGGCGCTTTGCTTATTCGCCTCGGCGGTAGCGTTTGCCGGCGGCTGCCCTGAAACCGGCTTCTGTGGCGGTTTCTGCGGCGACTCCTGCGGCTGGCCGGGGTTGTTCTTGCCCTGCGACTGCTGATTGTCTGATGGATTGCTTGCAGACGGCGGCGGTTGATTCGCCGCTGTCGTCTGCGGTTCAGCCGGATTCGCGTTCGGCGGAGTGGGCTTACCCCTCACCTTACGGGCTGCGTCGTTTGTCTGGGCCATCGCTGACGATGGCTTCGGCGGTTCTTTGGCGTTGGTTGCTCGCCGCTTCGCCGCCGACTTTTGCTTATCCGTGTCGTTTGCGCCGGCGTTCTGGTTCTCATCCCGAACGTTTGAATCATCACCGGCCTGAGCCGCATCGTTCACTTCGTCCTGGCCGCTCTTTTCTTTGCGCGCCGGTTCGATGGCGTTGCGCATTCGTTTCTCGGCGACGCTGACGATCTCGTCGGCGTGGGTTGCGGCAAGCTCCGAATGGCGTTTGCGAATCCGCTCTTCGAGGGCGCTCAACTGCCGCAAGGCTTCAGCGCGCGATTCGGGCGACATCCGAAACGAGCGGCCAAGCGCGGCCTGCTCTTTAGCCAGCTTCGCGGTTTCGCTCTCGGCGGGCGCAAGTTTGGCAATCGCTTCGCCGACCTCTTCCATCTGCTCGCCGGCGCTCTGGATGTCGGTCTGCGCTTCAACAATCGCTTCACCGCCGGGAAGCTGTCTGGTCGGCATGGCGACCGCAACAACAAACGCCGCGATGCCGGCAAGCGCGACCACATGCCATGCGCGCAATCGGTAAGGCACAACGGCGGCGGCGCGCTTATCGTCAAGACGCGATGCCGCGTCATCCATCAAGGCTTGCTCGACATCGCGCCGGACCTCGCCACGCGCAAGAATCTCGTGAGCCGTTGTCACGCGGTCTTCGAGCGCGAACGCCTTATCGATTAAGAAGGCCGCCTCTTTGCCGGTGGCGCGCTTTTGATGCCAGCGCCATGCAAGCAGGCCCGTCACCGCAACGGCCGCGAGAATTTCTACAGACCAGTGCAGCCGCGCGATTTGCAACCGCGACAGCACGACGAGCGCGGCGGCAATCAAGCCGCTCGCCAAGAGCGCCAGCGCCAGGTGATCTTGCAAGGCCAGCC from Blastocatellia bacterium includes:
- a CDS encoding YwbE family protein, with amino-acid sequence MSGQNRKEIRPGLTVEVVLKADQRTGKRTRGVVKDILTKSPHHPHGIKVRLESGEVGRVQEIVE
- a CDS encoding Dabb family protein — encoded protein: MRRVLTLTVLAALSLGSVLVMSVAADKKERVRHIVVFKFKPGSSEAQIKQVTEAFRQLKDKIPGILAFEHGVNNSPEKKNLGFTHVYLLTFKDAAARDAYLPHPEHKKFGELLGRLGVFEDVFVVDFAPEN
- a CDS encoding zinc ribbon domain-containing protein; the encoded protein is MYCPKCGAEAVEGQRFCKACGTNLQLIINVIQGGGKGPGPWQFDPEEMKRNVTDFVESWKKGFQPVHPGKPWEKIEQSRARRHSTRELRRQAREEVRRRNLPQPGQWLKYSRQHNLKEGLISLFSGGALSFAFFKIGQEVLNSGVIHEIPRITDAQIHGLETLARIFWLFMLIPLLKGFGQVIYGTFFAESMRTLSERFTIPADELRDEDRLTAPAVERHTAPQAPPNTAPPGFEQAAEPPPSVTENTTQFFEEAGVPRRRESQ
- a CDS encoding DUF58 domain-containing protein, which encodes MNQEKDSLLDPAFLRKLERLRIQARRAFPGTMRGERRSTRRGASVEFADFRKYEAGDDFRHVDWNIYARLERLMLRQFIEEEDVRIDILIDRSQSMRFGEPRSKLDFARRAAAALTFLGISSLDRVAVAAFDSMLRERMRALRGRGHLLNVLRFLDGLASGDENNMPASDGQTNAAQGGPATDIAGAGGRTDLSAVLRGFQRINGRAGIVFVISDFLDAGGFRTEMKLLARRGFDLNLIQVLAADELSPAVAGDLLFVDSETGETREITVNERLVGAYKAALGEYTHGLESFCRSQGIGYTLVSADASFEDLLLKNLIEARMAE
- a CDS encoding acetamidase/formamidase family protein, translated to MQNRFAAFLLILTLCPAIVSKAHAQAVQPAQSADISGLWVVTAIVMGEPRVGRFTFKVDGEKLTGTGLNDLSIVGKLNESKLEFGLWTPSGTPRATLKGTLENGKMSGTVVFNGQPGTWTAQRPAARPADAPRSHTFEPKQFHRLFSGNIEPVLKIFPGDTVHTWSVDAGGTDHQSVRRSLGGNPQTGPFYVEGALPGDTLVVHLKRVRLNRDYAISSSSIVGSALDPYYLADIKEVPNFDSKWKLDRERGVATLANPSEKLKNFSIPLRPMLGCVGVAPPRNQAFATGDLGPYGGNLDYNEVREGTTLYLTVFQTGALLFMGDAHAAQGDGELTGNALETSMEIEFAVDVIQGKSAGGPRAENDEYLMAFGIGGSLQEALQHATTGLAQWIERDYKLNSAEVAVVLGTSIRYDVAELVDPHINVVAKIRKSALAQINKESK
- a CDS encoding MoxR family ATPase codes for the protein MDSSQTLGDIKKKVEGYVGKFNALKAEIARVIVGQQEIVEGALLALMAGGHVLLEGVPGLGKTLLVRTIAETMGLHFARVQFTPDLMPADIVGTNLVIEGEAGEKMFQFQPGPVFTNLLLADEINRATPKTQSALLEAMQERQVTVGGQTYPLESIFFVLATQNPLEMEGTYPLPEAQLDRFVYKLLMDYPSRGDLIEVLRRTTVEDVPHAQEVITPEELIEMRRLVREVIIAPHVEEMAADILLATHPTSDSATDIVRRYVRYGASPRGAQAMVLTAKARALLAGRYNVSTGDVIAVARPSLRHRIIRNFEGEADGISTDAILDEVLNEVAATRTATRPREAEPSRA
- a CDS encoding DinB family protein, with the translated sequence MDQREKDRLLWNLRSLPNELEDLLKDLDEETLRWRPIPNKWSIKEIMCHLRDMEREAYLARYQRIVGEEQPWMPNIDQDRLAYERDYINQDARQALDEFRQRRTETVNLLDSVPPDAWSRSGVHEVDGPLSIEQLAVRQIKGNDMNHLVQMKDIVRLKMPW